In the genome of Epinephelus lanceolatus isolate andai-2023 chromosome 18, ASM4190304v1, whole genome shotgun sequence, one region contains:
- the bcl2l12 gene encoding uncharacterized protein bcl2l12 isoform X2, with protein MCGQGVPWDSELEDHPLHIKLCTKVMTESIGRSSSISSISSISLREIRAETHLVLQAFLHRTVSLPLTERPGTVGGAYRDHNKYSASSKPQPKAKDGWDSQAEECNSADEKNSGFKDFIKQLPRYNSSRRSLDRDNKTKPSHLRDQIEDDVVSPSSTSEDEDSEKKQQKKLSRKKFKKKLSKIFKLKLEKEKDKERPGSPPQRPTTLSIAKEPEPTPTLVSPNHPPEFYDEVAEKLEKIAQRSTSVKKLSPTLAASEKDAVVQQLAQVLSLEGDSINTKIQSDPFLRSSLTRLSYASFAKLLDTFNSIQVSGAPTLPPTASPTLRRMAVTMEVSRRIVTATGTQRMQGYAECYMETFAPWVKSHGGWENVVHLEDPAEYD; from the exons ttATGACAGAGTCTATAGGCCGctcttcctccatctcctccatctcctccatctctctgagAGAGATCAGAGCTGAGACTCATCTAGTCCTTCAAGCTTTCCTCCATCGGACTGTTTCCCTCCCCCTGACAGAGAGGCCTGGGACTGTAGGAGGGGCCTACAGAGATCATAACAAGTACAG TGCTAGCTCCAAGCCACAACCCAAAGCAAAGGATGGGTGGGATTCTCAAGCTGAAGAATGCAATTCAGCAGATGAGAAGAATTCTGGATTCAAGGACTTCATAAAGCAGCTGCCTCGATACAACAGCTCACGCCGCTCACTGGACAGGGACAACAAGACAAAACCGTCACACCTCAGAGACCAAATAGAA GATGATGTCGTATCCCCCTCCTCTACATCAGAAGATGAGGACAGTGAGAAGAAACAGCAGAAGAAGCTGAGCCGAAAGAAGTTTAAGAAAAAGCTCTCCAAGATCTTCAAGTTAAAgttagagaaagagaaggacaaAGAGAGGCCTGGATCTCCTCCTCAGAGACCTACCACACTGTCAATCGCCAAAGAACCAGAGCCTACCCCGACCCTTGTCTCTCCCA ACCATCCTCCTGAGTTCTATGATGAAGTAGCAGAGAAGCTGGAAAAGATTGCCCAGAGGTCCACCAGTGTAAAGAAACTGAGCCCCACACTAg CAGCGAGTGAGAAAGACGCAGTGGTGCAGCAGCTTGCTCAGGTGCTGTCTTTGGAGGGAGATTCTATCAACACTAAG ATCCAGTCAGACCCCTTTCTACGCTCCAGCTTGACTCGTCTTTCCTATGCATCGTTTGCCAAGCTTCTAGACACTTTCAACAGTATTCAGGTATCTGGGGCTCCAACCCTGCCGCCAACGGCTAGTCCAACACTAAGACGTATGGCTGTCACCATGGAGGTATCACGGAGGATAGTGACAGCCACAGGCACCCAGCGCATGCAAGGCTACGCAGAGTGCTACATGGAGACATTTGCTCCCTGGGTCAAGAGCCATGGAGGATGG gAGAATGTGGTACATTTGGAGGACCCTGCAGAGTACGACTGA
- the bcl2l12 gene encoding uncharacterized protein bcl2l12 isoform X1, with protein sequence MESCTERDGLGWDGEPCPSSKEVGESQEDIQVMTESIGRSSSISSISSISLREIRAETHLVLQAFLHRTVSLPLTERPGTVGGAYRDHNKYSASSKPQPKAKDGWDSQAEECNSADEKNSGFKDFIKQLPRYNSSRRSLDRDNKTKPSHLRDQIEDDVVSPSSTSEDEDSEKKQQKKLSRKKFKKKLSKIFKLKLEKEKDKERPGSPPQRPTTLSIAKEPEPTPTLVSPNHPPEFYDEVAEKLEKIAQRSTSVKKLSPTLAASEKDAVVQQLAQVLSLEGDSINTKIQSDPFLRSSLTRLSYASFAKLLDTFNSIQVSGAPTLPPTASPTLRRMAVTMEVSRRIVTATGTQRMQGYAECYMETFAPWVKSHGGWENVVHLEDPAEYD encoded by the exons ATGGAA AGCTGTACTGAAAGAGATGGGCTTGGCTGGGATGGTGAGCCCTGCCCGAGCAGCAAAGAAGTGGGAGAATCTCAAGAAGACATACAAG ttATGACAGAGTCTATAGGCCGctcttcctccatctcctccatctcctccatctctctgagAGAGATCAGAGCTGAGACTCATCTAGTCCTTCAAGCTTTCCTCCATCGGACTGTTTCCCTCCCCCTGACAGAGAGGCCTGGGACTGTAGGAGGGGCCTACAGAGATCATAACAAGTACAG TGCTAGCTCCAAGCCACAACCCAAAGCAAAGGATGGGTGGGATTCTCAAGCTGAAGAATGCAATTCAGCAGATGAGAAGAATTCTGGATTCAAGGACTTCATAAAGCAGCTGCCTCGATACAACAGCTCACGCCGCTCACTGGACAGGGACAACAAGACAAAACCGTCACACCTCAGAGACCAAATAGAA GATGATGTCGTATCCCCCTCCTCTACATCAGAAGATGAGGACAGTGAGAAGAAACAGCAGAAGAAGCTGAGCCGAAAGAAGTTTAAGAAAAAGCTCTCCAAGATCTTCAAGTTAAAgttagagaaagagaaggacaaAGAGAGGCCTGGATCTCCTCCTCAGAGACCTACCACACTGTCAATCGCCAAAGAACCAGAGCCTACCCCGACCCTTGTCTCTCCCA ACCATCCTCCTGAGTTCTATGATGAAGTAGCAGAGAAGCTGGAAAAGATTGCCCAGAGGTCCACCAGTGTAAAGAAACTGAGCCCCACACTAg CAGCGAGTGAGAAAGACGCAGTGGTGCAGCAGCTTGCTCAGGTGCTGTCTTTGGAGGGAGATTCTATCAACACTAAG ATCCAGTCAGACCCCTTTCTACGCTCCAGCTTGACTCGTCTTTCCTATGCATCGTTTGCCAAGCTTCTAGACACTTTCAACAGTATTCAGGTATCTGGGGCTCCAACCCTGCCGCCAACGGCTAGTCCAACACTAAGACGTATGGCTGTCACCATGGAGGTATCACGGAGGATAGTGACAGCCACAGGCACCCAGCGCATGCAAGGCTACGCAGAGTGCTACATGGAGACATTTGCTCCCTGGGTCAAGAGCCATGGAGGATGG gAGAATGTGGTACATTTGGAGGACCCTGCAGAGTACGACTGA
- the bcl2l12 gene encoding uncharacterized protein bcl2l12 isoform X3 — translation MTESIGRSSSISSISSISLREIRAETHLVLQAFLHRTVSLPLTERPGTVGGAYRDHNKYSASSKPQPKAKDGWDSQAEECNSADEKNSGFKDFIKQLPRYNSSRRSLDRDNKTKPSHLRDQIEDDVVSPSSTSEDEDSEKKQQKKLSRKKFKKKLSKIFKLKLEKEKDKERPGSPPQRPTTLSIAKEPEPTPTLVSPNHPPEFYDEVAEKLEKIAQRSTSVKKLSPTLAASEKDAVVQQLAQVLSLEGDSINTKIQSDPFLRSSLTRLSYASFAKLLDTFNSIQVSGAPTLPPTASPTLRRMAVTMEVSRRIVTATGTQRMQGYAECYMETFAPWVKSHGGWENVVHLEDPAEYD, via the exons ATGACAGAGTCTATAGGCCGctcttcctccatctcctccatctcctccatctctctgagAGAGATCAGAGCTGAGACTCATCTAGTCCTTCAAGCTTTCCTCCATCGGACTGTTTCCCTCCCCCTGACAGAGAGGCCTGGGACTGTAGGAGGGGCCTACAGAGATCATAACAAGTACAG TGCTAGCTCCAAGCCACAACCCAAAGCAAAGGATGGGTGGGATTCTCAAGCTGAAGAATGCAATTCAGCAGATGAGAAGAATTCTGGATTCAAGGACTTCATAAAGCAGCTGCCTCGATACAACAGCTCACGCCGCTCACTGGACAGGGACAACAAGACAAAACCGTCACACCTCAGAGACCAAATAGAA GATGATGTCGTATCCCCCTCCTCTACATCAGAAGATGAGGACAGTGAGAAGAAACAGCAGAAGAAGCTGAGCCGAAAGAAGTTTAAGAAAAAGCTCTCCAAGATCTTCAAGTTAAAgttagagaaagagaaggacaaAGAGAGGCCTGGATCTCCTCCTCAGAGACCTACCACACTGTCAATCGCCAAAGAACCAGAGCCTACCCCGACCCTTGTCTCTCCCA ACCATCCTCCTGAGTTCTATGATGAAGTAGCAGAGAAGCTGGAAAAGATTGCCCAGAGGTCCACCAGTGTAAAGAAACTGAGCCCCACACTAg CAGCGAGTGAGAAAGACGCAGTGGTGCAGCAGCTTGCTCAGGTGCTGTCTTTGGAGGGAGATTCTATCAACACTAAG ATCCAGTCAGACCCCTTTCTACGCTCCAGCTTGACTCGTCTTTCCTATGCATCGTTTGCCAAGCTTCTAGACACTTTCAACAGTATTCAGGTATCTGGGGCTCCAACCCTGCCGCCAACGGCTAGTCCAACACTAAGACGTATGGCTGTCACCATGGAGGTATCACGGAGGATAGTGACAGCCACAGGCACCCAGCGCATGCAAGGCTACGCAGAGTGCTACATGGAGACATTTGCTCCCTGGGTCAAGAGCCATGGAGGATGG gAGAATGTGGTACATTTGGAGGACCCTGCAGAGTACGACTGA